A section of the Delphinus delphis chromosome 1, mDelDel1.2, whole genome shotgun sequence genome encodes:
- the CRABP2 gene encoding cellular retinoic acid-binding protein 2: MPNFSGNWKIIRSENFEDLLKVLGVNVMLRKIAVAAASKPAVEIKQEGDTFYIKTSTTVRTTEINFNIGEEFEEQTVDGRPCKSLVKWESENKMVCEQRLLKGEGPKTSWTRELTNDGELILTMTADDIVCTRVYVRE; this comes from the exons ATGCCCAACTTCTCTGGCAACTGGAAGATCATCCGATCGGAGAACTTTGAGGATCTGCTCAAAGTTCTGG ggGTGAACGTGATGCTGAGGAAGATCGCCGTGGCTGCAGCATCCAAGCCAGCAGTGGAGATCAAACAGGAGGGAGACACTTTCTACATCAAAACCTCTACCACCGTGCGTACCACAGAGATCAACTTCAATATTGGAGAAGAGTTTGAGGAGCAGACTGTGGACGGGAGACCCTGTAAG AGCCTGGTAAAATGGGAGAGTGAGAACAAAATGGTCTGCGAGCAGAGGCTTTTGAAGGGAGAGGGTCCCAAGACCTCCTGGACCAGAGAACTGACCAATGACGGAGAGCTGATCCTG ACCATGACGGCGGACGACATCGTGTGCACCAGGGTCTACGTCCGAGAGTGA